Within bacterium, the genomic segment ATGCAAAAGAAACAGAAAAAATGGTAAAAACAGCAAAAGATGCAAAAAAAGTTTTAATGTTTGATTTCAATAATAGAGCAAGACCAGAAGCACAGGCACTTATGAAATACATAAAAAATGGAGATGTTGGAAAAATAAATTCTGCTCAGGCATTATGGATAAGAAGATGTGGTATTCCTGGATTTGGTGGATGGTTTACTCAAAAATCTCTTTCAGGAGGAGGCCCTGTTATTGACCTTCTTCATATGATTGACCTTGCCTTATATTTTATAGGTTTTCCAGAACCTGATTTTGTTCTTGCAAAAACATTCAATGATTTTTCAGGTAATCCTGATTTTAAAGGTCCGTGGGGAATACCTGATGTTGAAGGTGGAATAATGGATGTTGAGACAAGTTCACATGCTTTTATTACATTTAAAACAGACCAGGTTCTTTTTGCAAGAAATAGTTGGGCAGAGATGAATAAAAGGGAAGAAGTATCGGTTACATTTCAGGGAACAAAGGCAGGTGGTATGATAAGACGACTTTTTGGAAGGGATGGAATAGATGATACTGCAATTGATGATTGTGAACTTTATACAATGGAATACGGGAAACCAGTAAATAGAAAAATTATAGTTGAACCAGACCCTAAAATGGGAAGGGAAAGAGCAGTTATAAATTTTGTGAATACAATAAGAAGACAGGAAGAACCATTTTCAAAACCAGAGGAAGCAATAATTTTAATGAAAATTATTGATGCAATATATAAATCATCTGAGGAGAAAAAACCTGTTAAGATTGACTGAAATAGATTTTAAAATATACTAAACTTTATTGTTAAAAACTCTGTCTAAATACTTTAATGGAAAGAGAGATTATTCATGAAAAGGAACATTTTATTTATATTTAGCATGGTTTTACTTGTATCCTGTTCACCGAAATATTATGAGAAATCTGCTGATAAAGAAGTTTATGAAATTCTTAATAAAAAAAGCGAAAAAGTAAAAAAGGATAAAATGCCTGTAAATTTAAGTGAGGATACTCAAAAAGAGACAGTTATTTTATCATTGAAAGATGCTTTAATTCTTGCTTCAAACAAAAACAGAGAATATCAGACAGCAAAAGAAAATGTCTATCTTTCAGTTTTAGATTTAACATA encodes:
- a CDS encoding Gfo/Idh/MocA family oxidoreductase; the protein is MKKDLKAGIVGAGGIADYHISGYLKSGVDVVAISDIDTERAKQKAEKFNIKNVYSSYKEMLEKEKEIDIVSICVPNKYHAEVSIECLKNGKNVFCEKPPALNAKETEKMVKTAKDAKKVLMFDFNNRARPEAQALMKYIKNGDVGKINSAQALWIRRCGIPGFGGWFTQKSLSGGGPVIDLLHMIDLALYFIGFPEPDFVLAKTFNDFSGNPDFKGPWGIPDVEGGIMDVETSSHAFITFKTDQVLFARNSWAEMNKREEVSVTFQGTKAGGMIRRLFGRDGIDDTAIDDCELYTMEYGKPVNRKIIVEPDPKMGRERAVINFVNTIRRQEEPFSKPEEAIILMKIIDAIYKSSEEKKPVKID